In Populus alba chromosome 1, ASM523922v2, whole genome shotgun sequence, a single window of DNA contains:
- the LOC118033991 gene encoding uncharacterized protein isoform X1, translated as MSISEKTESNVSKSDDLYRQLDNLDFMKAAKILFTDPPKKKKFGLDFHLVQLFFTCLPSLGISSHVFHMAIYIFKCVLLLALLLLSKRLHIRFCPFFLATAVYLVAQYARREMKKMDAELEKKKKEEEEKAKEEELKAIEEKVQSESELLEVKERLGKLEEVVKEIAVESRKQSGGSVKKTQVQEDSSETLKPASTEASNRISESSKSMGKYHLSIQKSMEPAPVPDSSQKGKDPK; from the exons atgagCATCAGTGAAAAAACAGAATCAAATGTGAGCAAATCCGATGACTTGTATAGGCAACTAGACAATCTTGACTTCATGAAAGCTGCTAAAATCCTCTTCACTGACCctccaaagaaaaagaaattcgg GCTTGATTTCCATCTGGTACAACTCTTCTTCACCTGCTTGCCTTCATTGGGTATCAGTTCACATGTTTTTCATATGGCCATATACATATTTAAATGTGTCCTACTCCTTGCCTTGTTGTTGCTATCTAAAAGATTGCATATTCGtttctgtcctttttttttggcaacAGCTGTATATTTGGTGGCTCAATACGCTCGacgtgaaatgaaaaaaatggatgCG GAactagagaagaaaaagaaagaagaagaggagaaagcAAAAGAGGAGGAACTAAAAGCTATTGAAGAGAAGGTTCAGTCCGAGTCAGAGCTCCTAGaagtgaaagagagactaggtAAACTAGAGGAAGTTGTTAAGGAAATTGCAGTTGAATCAAGGAAACAATCAGGTGGCAgtgtaaaaaaaacccaagtccaGGAAGACAGTAGCGAGACATTAAAACCTGCATCAACTGAAGCTAGCAACAGAATATCAGAATCGAGCAAATCAATGGGGAAATACCATCTTAGCATACAGAAGTCTATGGAACCAGCACCAGTTCCTGATTCTTCTCAGAAGGGCAAAGATCCAAAATGA
- the LOC118033990 gene encoding uncharacterized protein At2g39795, mitochondrial, whose product MAVARLIRPLRKALINPPETLIPVQNPISHLLYNNKMGGEINPFLISQTHNLIRRNYMSEMRKSAFKDNLLRLVRNEIQYELDRSPPKQLPTKYESFTIDDLPGEQWIRLKRKFRENEEIKVEATMFDGAVPIPKSDVPGIKEDMLLHITLIINISKGDGDVLEISCSAWPDSIEITKLFIRRSNKTSHQVYDGPEFKELDDELQDTLYEFLEARGINDEMAIFLHEYIRNKGKTEFIRWMGTVKSYIESK is encoded by the exons ATGGCAGTGGCACGCTTAATTCGACCTCTGAGAAAAGCCCTAATCAATCCTCCCGAAACCCTGATTCCTGTACAAAACCCCATCTCTCATCTTCTTTACAACAACAAAATGGGAGGAGAAATAAACCCTTTTCTTATCTCTCAAACCCATAACTTAATAAGAAGAAATTACATGTCAGAAATGCGAAAATCTGCTTTCAAAGATAATCTTCTCAGGCTCGTTCGTAATGAAATCCAGTATGAGCTCGATCGTTCCCCTCCTAAACAA CTTCCTACCAAATACGAGTCCTTCACGATCGATGATCTACCAGGGGAGCAATGGATTAGATTGAAAAGAAAGTTCAGGGAGAACGAAGAGATTAAGGTTGAAGCAACCATGTTTGATGGAGCTGTTCCAATTCCAAAATCTGACGTGCCTGGCATAAAGGAAGACATGCTGCTTCATATTACTTTGATTATTAATATCTCAAAGGGTGATGGTGATGTCTTAGAGATTTCGTGTTCAGCTTGGCCAGATAGCATAGAAATTACAAAGCTTTTCATACGCAGGAGTAACAAGACCTCACATCAAGTTTATGATGGTCCTGAATTCAA GGAATTGGATGATGAGTTGCAAGATACACTTTATGAATTCTTGGAGGCAAGAGGTATCAATGATGAAATGGCAATTTTCTTGCATGAATACATAAGAAACAAAGGTAAAACTGAGTTCATTAGGTGGATGGGTACTGTCAAATCTTACATTGAGAGTAAGTAG
- the LOC118033991 gene encoding uncharacterized protein isoform X2 produces the protein MSISEKTESNVSKSDDLYRQLDNLDFMKAAKILFTDPPKKKKFGLDFHLVQLFFTCLPSLAVYLVAQYARREMKKMDAELEKKKKEEEEKAKEEELKAIEEKVQSESELLEVKERLGKLEEVVKEIAVESRKQSGGSVKKTQVQEDSSETLKPASTEASNRISESSKSMGKYHLSIQKSMEPAPVPDSSQKGKDPK, from the exons atgagCATCAGTGAAAAAACAGAATCAAATGTGAGCAAATCCGATGACTTGTATAGGCAACTAGACAATCTTGACTTCATGAAAGCTGCTAAAATCCTCTTCACTGACCctccaaagaaaaagaaattcgg GCTTGATTTCCATCTGGTACAACTCTTCTTCACCTGCTTGCCTTCATTGG CTGTATATTTGGTGGCTCAATACGCTCGacgtgaaatgaaaaaaatggatgCG GAactagagaagaaaaagaaagaagaagaggagaaagcAAAAGAGGAGGAACTAAAAGCTATTGAAGAGAAGGTTCAGTCCGAGTCAGAGCTCCTAGaagtgaaagagagactaggtAAACTAGAGGAAGTTGTTAAGGAAATTGCAGTTGAATCAAGGAAACAATCAGGTGGCAgtgtaaaaaaaacccaagtccaGGAAGACAGTAGCGAGACATTAAAACCTGCATCAACTGAAGCTAGCAACAGAATATCAGAATCGAGCAAATCAATGGGGAAATACCATCTTAGCATACAGAAGTCTATGGAACCAGCACCAGTTCCTGATTCTTCTCAGAAGGGCAAAGATCCAAAATGA
- the LOC118033993 gene encoding deSI-like protein At4g17486, whose translation MWCRKNLGCTDTGSVPVYLNVYDLTPINGYAYWLGLGVYHSGVQVHGVEYAFGAHEFPTTGIFEGEPKQCDGFTYRKTILIGKTDLGPEQVRGVMEELAEVYRGNAYNLITKNCNHFCNDACVRLTGNPIPSWVNRLARIGFLCNCVLPANLNSTRIQHHKTEDKACEGEKKKLTSESNRFTSSNSSSSSSSPPLVRGRSRSRRALQPSSPLILRASSP comes from the exons atgtggTGTAGAAAGAATTTGGGCTGTACTGATACAGGATCTGTGCCAGTGTACCTTAATGTTTATGATCTGACACCAATCAATGGATATGCTTATTGGCTTGGACTTGGAGTTTATCATTCTGGGGTTCAAG TTCATGGTGTTGAGTATGCTTTTGGGGCTCATGAGTTTCCTACAACTGGAATTTTTGAAGGAGAACCAAAACAGTGTGATGGGTTTACATATAGAAAGACAATCTTGATTGGAAAAACAGATTTGGGTCCTGAACAAGTGAGGGGAGTTATGGAGGAGTTAGCAGAGGTATATAGAGGGAATGCTTATAATTTGATAACCAAGAACTGCAACCATTTCTGCAATGATGCATGCGTCAGGCTCACTGGTAATCCCATCCCAAGCTGGGTTAATCGGCTCGCTCGAATTG GCTTTCTATGCAATTGTGTTCTTCCTGCAAATTTAAATTCAACTAGAATTCAGCATCATAAAACTGAAGATAAGGCTTGtgaaggagagaagaaaaaattgacaAGCGAGTCAAACAGATTCACATCTTCTAATTCTTCATCGTCTTCATCATCACCACCTTTAGTTCGCGGTAGAAGTAGAAGCAGGCGTGCTCTTCAACCCTCCTCGCCCTTGATTCTCCGCGCTTCATCTCCTTGA
- the LOC118033991 gene encoding uncharacterized protein isoform X3: protein MSIMFRLDFHLVQLFFTCLPSLAVYLVAQYARREMKKMDAELEKKKKEEEEKAKEEELKAIEEKVQSESELLEVKERLGKLEEVVKEIAVESRKQSGGSVKKTQVQEDSSETLKPASTEASNRISESSKSMGKYHLSIQKSMEPAPVPDSSQKGKDPK, encoded by the exons ATGTCTATTATGTTCAGGCTTGATTTCCATCTGGTACAACTCTTCTTCACCTGCTTGCCTTCATTGG CTGTATATTTGGTGGCTCAATACGCTCGacgtgaaatgaaaaaaatggatgCG GAactagagaagaaaaagaaagaagaagaggagaaagcAAAAGAGGAGGAACTAAAAGCTATTGAAGAGAAGGTTCAGTCCGAGTCAGAGCTCCTAGaagtgaaagagagactaggtAAACTAGAGGAAGTTGTTAAGGAAATTGCAGTTGAATCAAGGAAACAATCAGGTGGCAgtgtaaaaaaaacccaagtccaGGAAGACAGTAGCGAGACATTAAAACCTGCATCAACTGAAGCTAGCAACAGAATATCAGAATCGAGCAAATCAATGGGGAAATACCATCTTAGCATACAGAAGTCTATGGAACCAGCACCAGTTCCTGATTCTTCTCAGAAGGGCAAAGATCCAAAATGA